From the genome of Mycetocola spongiae, one region includes:
- a CDS encoding helix-turn-helix transcriptional regulator has product MNRTERLHALTETLRRAGPRGRTARQLAEEFEVTVRTIKRDLSALESGGLPVWGKTGPGGGYGLTERGTLSPVSLSATQALALHAAVAAAAQAPFSDSARASVRKVLDVLDPATRRRATALAGRVWVDTGPAPERRIMSALEQAMIDQVTVNITYGDARGRETRREVEPMIFALRSGTWFLAGWCRLRADIRWFALSRIRRADATRTPCAGHSIAAIGEPPALARSAEL; this is encoded by the coding sequence ATGAATAGGACCGAGCGCCTCCACGCCCTCACCGAGACCCTGCGCCGCGCGGGCCCGCGCGGCCGCACGGCGCGGCAGCTCGCCGAGGAATTTGAGGTCACGGTTCGCACGATTAAGCGCGACCTCTCCGCGCTGGAATCCGGCGGCCTCCCCGTCTGGGGAAAAACCGGCCCCGGGGGCGGCTATGGCCTCACCGAACGCGGAACCCTGAGCCCGGTGAGCCTCTCCGCGACCCAGGCCCTCGCGCTGCATGCGGCGGTGGCCGCGGCCGCGCAGGCGCCGTTTTCGGACTCCGCCCGGGCCTCGGTGCGCAAGGTCCTGGACGTGCTTGACCCGGCCACGCGGCGGCGGGCCACCGCGCTCGCGGGCCGGGTCTGGGTGGATACCGGGCCCGCCCCGGAACGCCGCATCATGTCCGCGCTGGAGCAGGCGATGATCGATCAGGTCACCGTGAATATCACCTATGGTGATGCCCGCGGGCGCGAAACGCGGCGCGAGGTGGAGCCGATGATTTTTGCCCTGCGCTCCGGCACCTGGTTTCTGGCCGGCTGGTGCCGCCTGCGCGCGGATATTCGCTGGTTTGCGCTGTCCCGCATCCGCCGGGCCGACGCGACCCGCACCCCGTGTGCAGGTCACTCGATCGCGGCGATCGGGGAACCCCCGGCGCTCGCGCGTTCAGCCGAACTCTGA
- a CDS encoding DUF2804 domain-containing protein, whose translation MSHGYLEREITEPIALCLASGGLNPEAVGFSRTPVHDSSAVGRSRFPRSRGRRWEYWALITPTHIVALTAASLDRGSRHQLWTLDRASGTQLDRTVFSPLGGHVILPGSLGDGPVRAWSRDIDISIDEVPGGTRVRAQTARVQLDAFISRPSGQESLGSVCPRGNDGFDYIVSDLARPVSGRLSIDGVSHVLPATESWAMLDHGRGRSGSHPGGCGAAAGVEAGRRVGLSLGEHSAYFLDGGLHRLAGGAAWSASDRAPWRVSGEALDLSFTPFASRRSRGNPGTVGSLTRQHFGHYTGWVSGEDGGRLGVTDLLGWAELPGH comes from the coding sequence ATGTCCCACGGTTATCTTGAGCGTGAAATCACGGAGCCCATCGCACTGTGCCTGGCCTCGGGCGGCCTGAACCCGGAGGCCGTGGGGTTTTCCCGCACGCCCGTGCACGATAGCTCGGCTGTCGGCCGCTCCCGCTTTCCGCGTTCGCGCGGGAGGCGCTGGGAGTATTGGGCGCTGATCACACCCACGCATATCGTGGCGCTCACCGCCGCGAGCCTGGATCGCGGCTCCCGCCATCAGCTCTGGACCCTGGACCGCGCGAGCGGAACCCAGCTCGACCGCACGGTCTTCTCCCCGCTCGGCGGCCACGTGATCCTCCCGGGTAGCCTCGGCGATGGTCCGGTCCGGGCCTGGAGCCGCGATATCGATATCAGCATCGACGAGGTTCCCGGCGGCACCCGCGTGCGCGCCCAGACCGCGCGCGTGCAGCTGGACGCCTTTATTTCCCGCCCCTCGGGCCAGGAGAGTCTCGGGAGCGTCTGCCCGCGCGGCAACGACGGCTTCGACTATATAGTCTCCGATCTGGCGCGCCCGGTCTCGGGTCGGCTGAGCATCGACGGGGTCTCCCATGTGCTGCCCGCCACGGAGTCCTGGGCCATGCTGGATCACGGCCGCGGCCGCAGCGGCTCCCACCCCGGGGGCTGTGGCGCGGCGGCGGGCGTCGAGGCCGGCCGCCGGGTGGGGCTGAGCCTCGGGGAACACAGCGCGTATTTTCTTGATGGTGGCCTGCATCGCCTGGCCGGCGGCGCGGCCTGGAGCGCCTCGGATCGCGCCCCGTGGCGCGTCTCGGGTGAGGCCCTGGATCTTTCCTTCACCCCGTTTGCCAGCCGCCGCTCGCGCGGCAATCCCGGCACCGTGGGCAGCCTCACGCGCCAGCATTTTGGGCACTATACGGGCTGGGTGAGCGGGGAGGACGGCGGCCGCCTGGGGGTTACCGATCTGCTCGGCTGGGCCGAACTCCCCGGCCACTAG
- a CDS encoding DsbA family protein produces MASNDFENDPSKMSKKDRREHLREVARIRRAEELKRKKRNRILTQIGVVVGALAVVALVVTMIVNANVEANRPGPQNMASDGILFTNSADAQVVPVSTPATAAGEKPTPTKPDADKTNIVIYLDYLCPLCKQFEEANIAGLKDMVGAGDATLEIHPISLLDRFAAGTKYSTRSAAAMACVANYAPDSFLDASAALFAAAPQENTAGPNDSVIAQTFKDAGINDAQVATCVTDGEFRNWVDASTKRVLDGPLPNTDVEKVTGTPTILVNGEQYGPTKGTGWGDSNDFFAFVAKVAAQ; encoded by the coding sequence ATGGCTTCGAATGACTTCGAGAACGACCCCAGCAAGATGAGCAAGAAGGACCGCCGCGAGCACCTTCGCGAGGTGGCCCGCATTCGTCGCGCCGAGGAGTTGAAGCGCAAGAAGCGCAATCGCATCCTCACCCAGATCGGTGTGGTTGTGGGTGCCCTGGCCGTCGTGGCCCTCGTGGTCACGATGATTGTGAACGCCAATGTCGAGGCCAACCGCCCCGGCCCGCAGAACATGGCGAGCGATGGCATCCTCTTCACCAATTCCGCCGACGCCCAGGTTGTTCCCGTGAGCACGCCCGCCACCGCGGCCGGCGAGAAGCCCACCCCCACGAAGCCCGATGCCGATAAGACCAATATCGTGATCTATCTGGACTACCTGTGCCCCCTCTGTAAGCAGTTTGAGGAGGCCAATATCGCGGGCCTGAAGGATATGGTGGGGGCCGGGGATGCCACCCTCGAAATCCACCCGATCTCGCTGCTGGACCGCTTCGCCGCGGGTACCAAGTACTCCACCCGCTCGGCCGCCGCAATGGCCTGCGTGGCGAACTACGCCCCCGATAGCTTCCTCGATGCCAGCGCCGCGCTCTTTGCCGCTGCGCCGCAGGAGAATACCGCCGGACCCAATGACAGCGTGATCGCCCAGACGTTTAAGGACGCCGGCATCAACGATGCCCAGGTGGCCACGTGTGTGACCGATGGTGAGTTCCGCAACTGGGTGGATGCCTCCACCAAGCGCGTCCTGGACGGCCCGCTGCCCAATACCGATGTCGAGAAGGTCACCGGCACGCCCACGATCCTCGTGAACGGCGAGCAGTACGGCCCCACCAAGGGCACCGGCTGGGGCGACTCGAACGACTTCTTCGCCTTTGTGGCCAAGGTCGCCGCTCAGTAG
- the nucS gene encoding endonuclease NucS, which translates to MRLVIAKCSVDYTGRLSAHLPLATRLLMLKSDGSLLIHSDGGSYKPLNWMSPPCTIRTEEPSAEETEAGVQELWRVAHSKTGDQLVVSIYHIEHDSSHNLGVDPGLQKMGAESHLQELMAEQIEMLGAGHTLVRREYMTAIGPVDILARDADGGAVAVEIKRRGEIDGVEQLTRYLELMNRDPGLRPVQGVFAAQEIKPQARTLAEDRGIRCVILDYDEMRGLDDGGSRLF; encoded by the coding sequence GTGCGTTTGGTTATTGCGAAGTGTTCCGTGGACTATACCGGGCGGCTGTCTGCCCATCTGCCCCTGGCGACCCGGCTCTTGATGCTGAAGTCCGATGGCAGCCTCCTGATTCACAGTGACGGCGGGAGCTATAAGCCGCTGAACTGGATGAGCCCCCCGTGCACGATCCGCACCGAGGAGCCCTCCGCGGAGGAGACCGAGGCCGGCGTGCAGGAGCTGTGGCGCGTGGCCCACAGCAAAACCGGCGATCAGCTGGTGGTGTCGATCTATCACATCGAGCACGATAGCTCCCATAATCTCGGCGTGGATCCGGGCTTGCAGAAGATGGGCGCCGAATCTCATCTCCAGGAGCTCATGGCCGAGCAGATCGAGATGCTGGGCGCCGGACATACCCTCGTGCGGCGCGAATATATGACCGCGATTGGGCCGGTGGATATCCTCGCCCGCGATGCCGATGGTGGTGCCGTGGCCGTGGAGATTAAGCGTCGCGGCGAGATCGACGGCGTGGAGCAGCTCACCCGCTATCTGGAACTGATGAATCGCGATCCGGGCCTGCGCCCCGTGCAGGGTGTTTTTGCGGCCCAGGAGATCAAGCCGCAGGCGCGCACCCTCGCCGAGGATCGTGGCATTCGCTGCGTCATCCTCGACTATGACGAGATGCGTGGGCTCGACGATGGCGGCTCCCGCCTGTTCTAG
- a CDS encoding alpha/beta fold hydrolase, with the protein MTTDTPTPLSFILVPGHWLGGWAWDAVTASLRAGGHTVTAVTLPGLDPRDPDRAGRTLADQADFLRAEIAALRETGTTVVLVAHSGAGFLASLLLDREPTLVERVVYVDSGPVSDGLAFNPALPAEVHEVPLPPFDQLPASLEGLDEPTLALLRQCAVPMPAAIIREPVTLVNNARRDVPSTIICCSYPAELTMRLAREGNPMMAELLTLRDLTLVDLPTGHWPMWSRPADLASALLTAAAPA; encoded by the coding sequence ATGACAACTGATACCCCTACCCCTCTCTCGTTTATTCTGGTTCCCGGCCACTGGCTGGGAGGCTGGGCCTGGGATGCCGTCACCGCCTCGCTGCGGGCCGGAGGCCATACCGTGACCGCCGTGACGCTGCCGGGGTTGGATCCCCGGGATCCCGATCGCGCAGGCCGCACCCTCGCGGATCAGGCCGATTTTTTGCGCGCGGAGATCGCGGCACTGCGGGAAACGGGCACGACCGTTGTCCTGGTGGCGCATAGCGGAGCGGGTTTTCTGGCCTCGCTGCTGCTGGATCGCGAGCCCACGCTGGTGGAACGCGTGGTTTATGTGGATAGCGGCCCCGTTTCCGATGGCCTGGCCTTTAACCCGGCGCTGCCCGCCGAGGTCCACGAGGTCCCGCTGCCCCCGTTTGATCAGCTCCCGGCGAGCCTCGAGGGCCTGGATGAACCGACCCTCGCACTCCTCCGCCAATGCGCCGTCCCGATGCCCGCGGCCATCATCCGCGAGCCGGTAACCCTCGTAAATAACGCCCGCCGCGATGTGCCCTCCACGATCATCTGCTGCTCCTATCCCGCGGAACTCACGATGCGCCTGGCCCGCGAGGGCAACCCGATGATGGCCGAGCTCCTGACCCTCCGCGACCTCACCCTCGTGGACCTCCCCACCGGCCACTGGCCGATGTGGAGCCGCCCGGCGGACCTCGCGTCCGCGCTCCTCACCGCGGCCGCGCCCGCCTAG
- a CDS encoding MATE family efflux transporter: MASLNRSILRLAVPALGALIAEPLFLLADTAMIGHLGVEPLAGLGLAAAVLQTIIGLMVFLAYATTPAVARRIGAGDERGAVSVGVDGLWLALGLGIVLGAAGALLSPTLVGLFHAAPGVAAQATTYLSISMAGIPAMLLVFAATGLLRGLQDTMTPLWVAGAGFAANIALNYAFIYLAGWGIAGSAAGTVIAQWAMVGAYLLVVARHVRRTGADPRPHRAGIGGSARAGGWLLLRTAALRAAMLLAIFVATGLGTRELAGFQLVMTIFSTVAFALDALAIAAQALVGKGLGSSDPLGVRAVLRRCVLWGIGSGAVFGLLVAALSGPIGPLLTSDPALSRMLVPSLLILALGAPLAGFVFVLDGVLIGAGDARYLALTGLLNLACFIPLALAVLARGTAGAEGLAWLTAAFALGYIGARALTLGLRARGTAWMRTGV, from the coding sequence GTGGCCTCCCTGAATCGTTCCATCCTGCGGCTCGCCGTTCCGGCTCTCGGCGCGCTGATTGCCGAACCCCTTTTTCTTCTCGCCGATACCGCGATGATCGGCCATCTGGGTGTGGAACCCCTCGCGGGTTTGGGCCTCGCCGCCGCGGTATTGCAGACAATCATTGGGCTCATGGTGTTTTTGGCCTATGCCACCACCCCGGCGGTCGCGCGGCGCATCGGCGCGGGTGATGAGCGCGGCGCGGTCTCGGTGGGTGTGGACGGGCTGTGGCTCGCGCTGGGATTGGGCATCGTTTTGGGGGCCGCGGGCGCGCTCCTGAGCCCGACACTCGTGGGTCTATTTCACGCCGCCCCCGGCGTCGCCGCGCAGGCCACCACGTATCTGTCGATTTCGATGGCGGGGATCCCGGCGATGCTGCTGGTTTTTGCCGCGACCGGGCTGCTGCGCGGGCTCCAGGACACGATGACGCCGCTCTGGGTGGCCGGCGCGGGTTTTGCCGCCAATATCGCCCTGAATTACGCGTTTATCTATCTGGCCGGATGGGGCATCGCGGGCTCGGCCGCGGGCACGGTCATCGCGCAGTGGGCGATGGTGGGTGCCTATCTTCTGGTGGTGGCCCGGCACGTGCGGCGCACGGGGGCCGATCCGCGCCCGCATCGCGCGGGCATCGGCGGCTCGGCGCGCGCGGGCGGCTGGCTGCTGCTGCGCACGGCGGCACTGCGGGCCGCGATGCTGCTGGCGATTTTTGTGGCCACGGGCCTGGGCACGCGCGAGCTCGCGGGCTTCCAGCTGGTGATGACCATTTTCTCCACGGTGGCCTTTGCCCTGGATGCGTTGGCCATCGCGGCTCAGGCGCTGGTGGGTAAGGGCCTGGGCTCCTCCGATCCGCTCGGGGTGCGCGCCGTGCTGCGCCGCTGCGTGCTGTGGGGGATCGGATCGGGCGCTGTATTTGGGCTGCTCGTGGCGGCGCTTTCCGGGCCGATCGGCCCGCTGCTCACGAGCGATCCCGCGCTGTCCCGGATGCTCGTGCCGAGCCTGCTGATCCTGGCCCTGGGGGCGCCGCTTGCGGGGTTTGTTTTTGTGCTGGACGGGGTGTTGATCGGCGCGGGTGACGCCCGCTATCTAGCCCTGACCGGCCTGCTTAACCTCGCCTGTTTTATCCCCCTGGCCCTCGCAGTCCTGGCGCGGGGTACGGCCGGCGCGGAGGGGCTCGCCTGGCTCACGGCGGCCTTCGCCCTGGGCTATATCGGGGCCCGCGCGCTCACGCTCGGGCTGCGGGCCCGCGGCACCGCGTGGATGCGCACGGGGGTCTAG
- a CDS encoding MFS transporter, with the protein MTTDAATRRPHAELLAWRNAVFFIFALSGLSVASWASRVPAIRNGLDIDTGTLGLLIFGMSAGAIIGLAGSTAFLSLLGPRAGIFASFTVSALGLALIGIGADSSFSLVLTGLFIFGFGNGSVDVMMNLDGAAAEIEINKTVMPAMHAFFSVGTVAGAGLGALAASLHIPLLIHASVIAGFMVVSAAVVVRFIPHRPPVTRAQAADLPPRGERIRRNLSVWKNPRMLLIGLVMLGMSFAEGSANDWIAQAVVDGYDRLPAVGAAVYAVFVLAVTAARFLGGPLIDRFGRVASLRVSAGIGVLGLLFFIFGGQFWLAVIGAGLWGIGCALGFPVGMSAAAEHPTESAARVSAVAMMGYLAFLAGPPLIGLLGEHFGLLYALIPVLILMVVAFAAAPATRTPEHERAAASRVH; encoded by the coding sequence ATGACCACCGACGCCGCCACGCGCCGCCCCCACGCCGAGCTTTTGGCCTGGCGCAATGCCGTGTTTTTTATTTTTGCGCTGAGCGGCCTGAGCGTGGCCAGTTGGGCCTCCCGCGTCCCCGCGATTCGTAATGGCCTCGATATTGATACCGGCACCCTGGGCCTGTTGATCTTTGGCATGTCCGCGGGCGCGATCATCGGCCTCGCCGGTTCCACGGCGTTTTTATCCCTCCTCGGCCCGCGCGCCGGCATCTTTGCATCCTTTACCGTCTCGGCCCTCGGCCTGGCGCTGATCGGAATCGGCGCGGACTCCTCGTTTAGCCTTGTCCTCACGGGCCTGTTTATCTTTGGCTTTGGCAATGGCTCGGTGGACGTCATGATGAATCTGGACGGCGCCGCCGCCGAGATCGAGATTAATAAAACGGTGATGCCCGCGATGCACGCCTTTTTCAGCGTGGGCACGGTGGCCGGCGCGGGCCTCGGCGCCCTCGCCGCGTCCCTGCATATCCCGCTGCTGATCCATGCCTCCGTGATCGCCGGATTCATGGTCGTCTCGGCCGCCGTGGTGGTGCGGTTTATCCCGCATCGCCCGCCCGTCACCCGCGCGCAGGCCGCCGATCTGCCGCCCCGCGGCGAGCGCATTCGCCGTAACCTGTCGGTGTGGAAGAATCCGCGGATGCTGCTGATTGGGCTGGTCATGCTGGGGATGTCCTTCGCCGAGGGCAGCGCCAATGACTGGATCGCCCAGGCGGTCGTGGACGGATATGACCGCCTGCCCGCCGTGGGCGCCGCCGTGTATGCGGTATTTGTCCTGGCCGTGACCGCGGCCCGGTTCCTGGGCGGCCCGCTGATCGACCGCTTCGGCCGCGTGGCCTCCCTGCGGGTGAGCGCGGGCATCGGCGTGCTGGGCCTGCTCTTTTTCATCTTCGGCGGCCAGTTCTGGCTCGCGGTGATCGGCGCCGGGCTCTGGGGCATCGGCTGCGCCCTGGGCTTCCCCGTGGGAATGTCCGCGGCGGCCGAGCACCCCACCGAATCCGCGGCGCGCGTGAGCGCGGTGGCCATGATGGGCTATCTGGCGTTCCTCGCCGGGCCTCCCCTGATTGGCCTCCTCGGTGAGCATTTTGGGCTGCTCTATGCACTGATCCCGGTGCTGATCCTGATGGTGGTGGCCTTCGCCGCGGCCCCCGCCACCCGCACCCCCGAGCATGAGCGCGCCGCCGCTTCCCGCGTTCACTGA
- a CDS encoding DUF3817 domain-containing protein has product MPTYCRIRWRGIHPQPLEHPVKITPRGFFRVIAIAEAVTWTLLITSLILKYGFHANPLVTTIAGGLHGVVFITYALTSVLVGVNQRWSLGLIAFAVATAVVPYATIPFDIWADRRGRLDGPWRTEPSADPRDAGWIARLLRWMLTHPKTLVTLFIAAVVIITTTLLLIGPPGGSH; this is encoded by the coding sequence ATGCCGACATATTGTCGGATACGCTGGAGGGGCATCCACCCCCAACCTCTGGAGCACCCCGTTAAGATCACACCCCGCGGCTTCTTCCGCGTCATCGCCATCGCCGAGGCCGTCACCTGGACCCTCCTGATCACCTCCCTGATCCTCAAATACGGATTCCATGCGAATCCCCTTGTCACCACGATCGCCGGCGGCCTGCACGGCGTGGTCTTTATCACCTATGCACTGACCTCGGTCCTGGTGGGTGTGAACCAGCGCTGGTCGCTGGGTCTGATCGCCTTCGCCGTGGCCACCGCCGTGGTGCCCTATGCCACGATCCCCTTTGATATCTGGGCCGATCGCCGCGGCCGCCTGGACGGCCCCTGGCGCACCGAGCCCTCCGCGGACCCGCGCGATGCGGGCTGGATCGCGCGCCTCCTGCGCTGGATGCTGACCCACCCCAAGACCCTGGTTACGCTTTTTATCGCGGCCGTGGTGATCATCACCACCACACTGCTGCTGATCGGCCCGCCCGGCGGAAGCCACTAG
- a CDS encoding glutathione peroxidase, whose translation MVNPAIELTRIDGTTQPLGDYAGKVLLVVNLASKCGFTPQYEQLEALQEKYADRGFTVLGFPSNQFLQEGGSDEQIAEYCSVTWNVTFPVFSKTKVNGRNRHPLYKELVTAPDSAGLRGPVLWNFEKFLVLPSGEMHRFRSTTLPDDPAIIALIEGALPTA comes from the coding sequence ATGGTTAACCCGGCAATTGAACTCACCCGCATCGACGGCACCACCCAGCCCCTCGGCGATTATGCGGGGAAGGTGCTGCTGGTGGTCAATCTTGCGTCCAAATGCGGCTTCACCCCGCAGTATGAGCAGCTTGAGGCCCTCCAGGAAAAATACGCCGACCGCGGGTTCACCGTGCTGGGTTTCCCCTCCAATCAGTTCCTGCAGGAGGGCGGCTCGGATGAGCAGATCGCCGAGTACTGCTCGGTCACCTGGAACGTCACGTTCCCCGTGTTCTCCAAAACCAAGGTCAACGGCCGCAATCGGCACCCGCTTTATAAGGAGCTCGTGACCGCCCCGGATTCCGCGGGCCTGCGCGGCCCCGTGCTGTGGAACTTCGAGAAGTTCCTCGTGCTCCCCTCGGGCGAAATGCACCGCTTCCGCAGCACCACCCTCCCCGATGATCCGGCGATCATCGCGCTCATCGAGGGCGCACTGCCCACCGCCTAG
- a CDS encoding LacI family DNA-binding transcriptional regulator: MDSRDDPAQSRITLAAVAARAGVSPSTASLAFSGRGPVSDATREKVLATAREMNYAGPDPRAQSLRRGSSGIVGALISDRIGVSFRDPVLIQTLDGLAEELTKIGASLLLIPESESGSVTVATAPIDALVMMCASADAQESARTLACRGIPVIQVEGPDIEDAVNIRVDNRGGSRQLAQHLRDLGHTRVAVVTLGVDRHRRLAPLTPEAEATATVETTMQRLHGVREVFPEVGGMIAGSSRVDAGRAAALALLSVERELRPTAIIAQSDLLASGVLAAAEELGLRVPEDLSVVGFDGIRVDGLERRLTTVWQPAQGKGLAAGRTVLAMLAGEAVADTDFEVSLILGDTSGPVPAAAPAA, translated from the coding sequence ATGGATTCTCGGGATGATCCCGCGCAGTCTCGGATAACGCTGGCCGCGGTGGCCGCTCGGGCGGGGGTCTCACCCTCCACCGCCTCGCTGGCGTTCAGCGGACGCGGCCCGGTATCGGATGCTACGCGGGAAAAGGTACTGGCAACTGCACGGGAGATGAATTATGCGGGTCCGGATCCGCGCGCACAATCGCTGCGCCGCGGATCCAGCGGCATCGTGGGGGCGCTGATCTCGGACCGAATCGGGGTATCCTTCCGCGATCCCGTGCTGATTCAGACCCTCGACGGGCTCGCGGAGGAGCTCACCAAGATCGGCGCCTCGCTACTGCTGATCCCGGAATCGGAATCGGGTTCGGTGACCGTGGCCACCGCCCCAATCGACGCGCTCGTGATGATGTGTGCCAGCGCCGATGCACAGGAGAGCGCGCGCACGCTCGCCTGCCGGGGGATCCCGGTGATTCAGGTGGAGGGCCCGGATATCGAGGACGCCGTGAATATTCGGGTGGATAACCGGGGTGGCTCGCGCCAGCTCGCGCAACACCTGCGCGACCTCGGCCATACCCGCGTGGCCGTGGTGACGCTCGGCGTGGACCGGCATCGCCGCCTCGCGCCGCTCACGCCGGAGGCGGAGGCCACGGCCACCGTGGAGACCACGATGCAGCGCCTGCACGGCGTGCGCGAGGTATTCCCCGAGGTAGGGGGAATGATCGCGGGCAGCAGCCGGGTGGACGCCGGGAGGGCAGCGGCGCTTGCCCTTCTCTCGGTGGAGAGGGAGCTGCGGCCCACCGCGATCATCGCGCAGAGCGATCTGCTGGCCAGCGGCGTGCTGGCCGCCGCCGAGGAGCTAGGGCTGCGGGTGCCCGAGGATCTGAGCGTGGTGGGCTTCGACGGGATCCGCGTGGACGGGCTCGAGCGAAGACTAACCACCGTCTGGCAGCCCGCGCAGGGCAAGGGACTCGCGGCGGGCCGGACCGTGCTCGCGATGCTCGCGGGCGAGGCCGTGGCCGATACGGATTTTGAGGTCTCGCTGATCCTCGGCGATACCTCGGGCCCGGTGCCCGCGGCGGCCCCGGCGGCATAG
- a CDS encoding AAA family ATPase, producing MSSPAAEFSTLGGRILDNIGAVLDGKPEAARMALIALLAEGHLLIEDVPGVGKTVLARALAASVECSVRRIQFTPDLLPSDITGVSVFNRAEGSFEFQPGAIFAHLVIADEINRSSPKTQSALLEAMEERQVTIDGQTHPLPRPFTVVATQNPLDMEGTHALPEAQRDRFMMRIAMGYPDAEAEREMLARRESHNPLDTLRPVISRAELSELITRGRNIYVSPLVERYAVALVRATRTHPDLRLGASPRATLQLVRAAKVHAGLDGREFILPDDIVALLVPVLAHRLVPLPRVLTEQDPSGARAITEILRSILATVAVPRAGSVRP from the coding sequence ATGAGCTCCCCCGCCGCCGAATTCTCTACCCTCGGCGGGCGCATCCTCGATAATATTGGCGCCGTGCTGGATGGCAAGCCCGAGGCGGCCCGGATGGCGCTGATCGCCCTGCTCGCGGAGGGCCACCTGCTGATCGAGGATGTCCCGGGGGTGGGTAAGACCGTTCTGGCCCGGGCGTTGGCGGCCTCGGTGGAGTGCTCGGTGCGCCGGATCCAGTTCACCCCGGATCTGCTGCCCTCGGATATCACGGGTGTCTCGGTATTTAACCGGGCGGAGGGCTCATTTGAGTTTCAGCCGGGCGCGATTTTTGCCCACCTGGTGATCGCCGATGAGATCAACCGCTCCTCCCCCAAGACCCAGTCGGCCCTGCTGGAGGCCATGGAGGAACGCCAGGTCACGATCGACGGCCAGACGCATCCCCTGCCGCGCCCGTTTACGGTGGTGGCCACGCAGAACCCGCTGGATATGGAGGGCACCCATGCGCTGCCCGAGGCCCAGCGCGATCGCTTCATGATGCGTATCGCAATGGGCTATCCCGATGCCGAGGCCGAGCGAGAGATGCTCGCGCGGCGCGAGTCGCATAACCCGCTGGATACGCTGCGCCCGGTGATCTCCCGTGCGGAGCTGAGCGAGCTGATCACCCGGGGCCGGAATATCTATGTCTCCCCCCTCGTGGAGCGCTATGCGGTTGCGCTCGTGCGTGCCACCCGCACCCATCCCGATCTGCGGCTCGGGGCGAGCCCGCGGGCCACGCTTCAGCTCGTGCGCGCAGCCAAGGTGCACGCGGGACTCGACGGGCGCGAGTTTATTTTGCCCGATGATATTGTGGCGCTCCTGGTGCCGGTGCTGGCCCATCGGCTGGTTCCGTTGCCGCGCGTTTTGACCGAACAGGATCCCTCGGGTGCGCGTGCGATCACCGAGATCCTGCGCTCGATCCTGGCCACGGTTGCCGTGCCGCGCGCGGGCTCCGTGCGCCCATGA
- a CDS encoding HAD hydrolase-like protein, translating into MSTQLSSAQADATSAESTAWSCILFDLDGTIVDSAPGIIARLALTLEELGLPAQSPSELMRWVGPPLLDSFRDYAGLDEAGSWEGVHAYRRLVASVGASDNSETYPGVPELLGAIRAAGIPLSLATSKPESQALDILEHFGMTADFTVICGASDDETRSAKADVIAEALRRLGELDVDLSNPIMVGDRHHDIDGAAAHNIPTLLVSWGYAKPGEEAGALEVIATAEVLGERLLG; encoded by the coding sequence ATGTCCACTCAACTTTCCTCCGCGCAGGCCGATGCCACGAGCGCCGAGAGCACAGCCTGGAGCTGCATCCTCTTTGACCTGGATGGCACAATCGTCGATTCTGCCCCCGGGATCATCGCCCGACTCGCGCTGACCCTCGAGGAGCTGGGCCTGCCCGCCCAGTCCCCCTCCGAGCTCATGCGCTGGGTGGGTCCGCCGCTGCTGGATTCCTTCCGCGATTATGCGGGCCTGGATGAGGCAGGGTCCTGGGAGGGTGTGCACGCCTATCGCCGCCTCGTGGCCTCCGTGGGTGCCTCCGATAATTCCGAGACCTATCCCGGGGTGCCCGAGCTGCTGGGCGCTATTCGCGCGGCGGGTATCCCGCTCTCGCTGGCCACCTCCAAGCCCGAGTCGCAGGCCCTGGATATCCTGGAGCACTTTGGCATGACCGCCGATTTCACGGTGATCTGTGGCGCGAGCGATGACGAGACCCGCAGTGCCAAGGCCGATGTGATCGCCGAGGCCCTGCGCCGGCTCGGCGAGCTTGATGTTGACCTGAGCAACCCGATCATGGTGGGCGATCGCCACCACGATATCGACGGTGCCGCGGCGCATAATATCCCCACCCTGCTGGTGTCCTGGGGCTATGCCAAGCCGGGCGAGGAGGCGGGTGCCCTCGAGGTAATCGCCACCGCCGAGGTCCTCGGCGAGCGCCTCCTGGGCTAA